CCGCTTTTGGTGATAACGCGCTGCTGTTTGCCACCCTTGCAGTGCTTAAGGCCCACTACTATCCAGACTGGAGCCAGCCGGTACTGCAAATGCTGTTTGTAGCCACTTACATACTTTGCGCACCGTTTGTTGGCCAGATTGCTGACAGCTTTGCCAAGGGGCGGGTCATGATGGTGGCTAACGGGCTGAAGCTTATCGGTGCCGCCGTTATCTGCTTTGGATTGAACCCCTTCGTTGGCTATACCCTGGTTGGCATTGGCGCGGCGGCTTACTCACCGGCGAAATATGGGATTCTCGGTGAGCTGACGACCGGTGAGCGGCTGGTCAAAGCCAACGGCGTTATGGAGTCATCGACGATTGCGGCAATATTGCTCGGTTCGGTGGCAGGGGGCGTACTGGCCGACTGGCATCTGGTTGCCGCTCTGTTGGCCTGTATGCTGGTTTATGCCATTGCGGTCGTCGCCAACTTGCTGATACCGCGCCTGCCGGTGGCCCGCCCGGGCCAGTCATGGCATCCGGCAGCCATGAGTGCCAGCTTCTTCAGTGCCGCCGCAACGCTATGGCGTAACGGTGAAACGCGCTTTTCGCTGGTCGGCACCAGCCTGTTTTGGGGGGCCGGGGTAACGCTACGCTTTC
This genomic interval from Salmonella enterica subsp. enterica serovar Choleraesuis contains the following:
- the lplT gene encoding lysophospholipid transporter LplT; translation: MSNQAVPDAGLCSRGMLAVVAAQFFSAFGDNALLFATLAVLKAHYYPDWSQPVLQMLFVATYILCAPFVGQIADSFAKGRVMMVANGLKLIGAAVICFGLNPFVGYTLVGIGAAAYSPAKYGILGELTTGERLVKANGVMESSTIAAILLGSVAGGVLADWHLVAALLACMLVYAIAVVANLLIPRLPVARPGQSWHPAAMSASFFSAAATLWRNGETRFSLVGTSLFWGAGVTLRFLLVLWVPVALGIHDNATPTYLNAMVALGIVAGAGLAARLVTLNTVARCMPAGVLIGVAVVLFTLQHSIGAAYGLLVVVGALGGFFVVPLNALLQERGKNSVGAGNAIAVQNLGENAAMLLMLGLYALAVRAGASVMVIGVGFGGLFALAIAVLWLWQYRNRRNESGRQA